Sequence from the uncultured Flavobacterium sp. genome:
TCCCTGCACACTTGGCGCATTTGGCAATGACGCCACATCCGGAATTACGATACAATCAGAAGCTGATGGTAATACCGCAGGATTCCAGTTTGCAGGATTACTCCAGTTTCCATCTGCATTTCCTGTCCATACTTTAGAAACAGCTGCATTTATTGCAACATTTGTAGAAGCCAAAGAGCTACAACTATTTGCTGCACCTACAACAGTAAAAGTATAATTACCCGCAGCAAGATTTTGTACATTGTATGTTGATCCTGTTCCATTATATGTATTTGGAGCTGAACCACTTTGTGTAATTGTCCATGTTCCAGAAGACGGTAAGTTACTTAACAAAACACTACCACCTGTTGGTGAAGCACATGTTGGCTGTGTTGGAGTTCCTGGACTTGGAGTTCCTGGTAATGTGTTTACGGACATTGTTATTGTATTCGACGTAGCTGGACTTCCTGTTAAACAAGGACTTGCATTAGAAGTCATTATAACTTTAATATCATCAGCATTAGCTAAAGTACTGCTACTATAAGTCGACAAACCTGTTCCAACTGGAGTTAATCCATTGTACCATTGATATGTTGGAGCTGTCCCTTCATTTACAGGAGTAGCTGTAAAAGTTACTAAAGTTCCACTGCAAATCGTTCCTGAAGGTGAAGCTGATATGGTAACACTTGCTACAATATCTGGTGAAACTTTCACTGACACTTCATTTGAAACAATTGCACTTCCGCATGATGGTGTTGAAGTACAAACTATAAGCCAGTCTCCAACTCCTAAATTTGCTCCTGTTGGAGTAAAAGTTTGTGCGTTTTGACCAGATATATTCGTAATTGTTCCTCCAGAAACTGAGCGTTTACCCCATTGACGAGACGTTATTGTAGTTCCGCCAGTTTCTGATACTGTTAAAGTAGTTCCTGTACCTACTAGGCATAATGCCTGACCACCATTTGGTGTGATTGCAACTGCTGATAAATTTGGGTTTACCGTTATTGTTTTAGTGACTGTGATTGATCCACATGATCCTCCACTTGTTGTTAGTGTTAATGTGATGCTACCAGATTCTGACGCACCTGCTGTATAAGTAGCAGTTGATGGATTGTTTGCATTTGTCCAGCTTCCTGCTCCGCCTGTCCATACTCCGCTAGTGGCACCACCACCTATTGATCCGCCCATTGCTGATGAAATAGCTCCTTGACAAATAGCTGTCAAAGCACCTCCTGCATTTGCTTTTGGATTTGGATTTACCGTTATTGTTTTAGTGGCTGTTTTTGGTCCGCATGAACCTCCACTTGTTGTTAGTGTTAATGTGATACTGCCGGATTCCGATGCACTTGCTGTGTAAGTCGCAGTTGATGGATTGTTTGCATTTGTCCATGTTCCTGCTCCACCTGTCCATGTTCCGCTAGTGGCACCTCCACCTATTGATCCACCCATTGCTGCTGAAGTAGCTCCTTGACAAATAGCTGTCAAAGCACCCCCCGCACTTGCTGTCGGATTTGGATTTACCGTTATTGTTTTAGTGGCTGTTGTTGATCCACATGATCCTCCACTTGTTGTTAATGTTAATGTGATACTACCAGATTCTGAAGCGCCAGCTGTATAGGTAGCAGTTGATGGATTGTTTGCATTTGTCCAGCTTCCTGCTCCACCTGTCCATACTCCACTAGTGGCACCACCACCTACTGATCCGCCCATTGCTGCTGAAGTAGCTCCTTGACAAATAGCCGTCAATGCACCTCCCGCATTTGCTGTCGGATTTGGATTTACTGTTATTGTTTTAGTGGCCGTTGTTGATCCACATGATCCTCCACTTGTTGTTAATGTTAATGTGATACTACCGGATTCTGAAGCGCCAGCTGTATAGGTAGCTGTTGATGGATTGTTTGCATTTGTCCAGCTTCCTGCTCCACCTGTCCATACTCCACTAGTGGCACCACCACCTACTGATCCGCCCATTGTTGCTGAAGTAGCTCCTTGACAAATAGCTGTCAATGCACTTCCCGCATTTGCTGTCGGATTTGGGTTTACAGTTATTGTTTTAGTAGCTGTTTTTGGTCCACATGAACCTCCACTTGTTGTTAATGTTAATGTGATACTGCCGGATTCCGATGCACTTGCTGTATAAGTAGCAGTTGATGGATTGTTTGCATTTGTCCAGCTTCCTGCTCCACCTGTCCATATTCCGCTAGTGGCACTACCTCCTATTGATCCCCCCATTGCCGCTGAAGTAGCTCCTTGGCAAATAGCTGTCAAAGCACCTCCCGCATTTGCTGTAGGATTTGTATTTACCGTTATTGTTTTAGTGGCTGTTGTTGATCCGCATGATCCTCCACTTGTTGTTAATGTTAATGTGATACTACCGGATTCCGATGCCCCAGCTGTATAGGTAGCAGTTGATGGATTGTTTGCATTTGTCCAGCTTCCTGCTCCGCCTGTCCATATTCCACTAGTGGCACCTCCACCTATTGATCCACCCATTGCCGCTGAAGTAGCTCCTTGACAGATAGCCGTCAATGCACTTCCTGCATTTGCTGTCGGATTTGGATTTACCGTTATTGTTTTAGTGGCTGTTGTTGATCCGCATGATCCTCCACTTGTTGTTAATGTTAATGTGATACTACCGGATTCCGATGCACCTGCTTTATATGTTGCCGTAGATGCATTTGTTGCGTTTGTCCATGTTCCTGCTCCGCCTGACCATGTCCCGCTAGTTGCACCACCACCTACTGATCCGCCCATTGCCGCTGAAGTAGCCCCTTGACAAATAGCTGTCAAAGCACCTCCCGCATTTGCTGTAGGATTTGGATTTACCGTTATTGTTTTAGTGGCTGTGGTTGATCCACATGATCCTCCACTTGTTGTTAATGTTAATGTGATACTACCAGATTCTGAAGCGCCAGCTGTATAGGTAGCAGTTGATGGATTGTTTGCATTTGTCCAGCTTCCTGCTCCGCCTGACCATGTCCCGCTAGTTGCACCACCACCTACTGATCCGCCCATTGCCGCTGAAGTAGCTCCTTGACAAATAGCCGTCAATGCACCTCCTGCATTTGCTGTCGGATTTGGATTTACCGTTATTGTTTTAGTGGCTGTTGTTGATGCACATGATCCTCCACTTGTTGTTAATGTTAATGTGATACTTCCAGATTCCGATGCACTTGCGGTATACGTAGCAGTTGATGGATTGTTTGCATTTGTCCAGCTTCCTGCTCCACCTGTCCATATTCCACTAGTGGCACCACCACCTACTGATCCTCCCATTGCTGATGAAGTAGCTCCTTGACAAATAGCTGTCAATGCACTTCCCGCATTTGCTGTCGGATTTGGGTTTACTGTTATTGTTTTAGTAGCTGTTTTTGGTCCACATGAACCTCCACTTGTTGTTAATGTTAATGTGATACTGCCGGATTCCGAGGCACCTGCTGTATAAGTAGCAGTTGATGGATTGTTTGCATTTGTCCAGCTTCCTGCTCCACCTGTCCATATTCCGCTAGTGGCACTACCTCCTATTGATCCCCCCATTGCCGCTGAAGTAGCTCCTTGGCAAATAGCTGTCAAAGCACCTCCCGCATTTGCTGTCGGATTTGTATTTACCGTTATTGTTTTAGTGGCTGTTGTTGATCCGCATGATCCTCCACTTGTTGTTAATGTTAATGTGATGCTACCAGATTCTGACGCACCTGCTGTATAGGCAGCAGTTGATGGATTGTTTGCATTTGTCCAGCTTCCTGCTCCGCCTGTCCATATTCCACTAGTGGCACCTCCTCCTATTGATCCACCCATTGCTGCTGAAGTAGCTCCTTGACAAATAGCTGTCAATGCGCTTCCTGCATTTGCTGTCGGATTTGGATTTACCGTTATTGTTTTAGTGGCTGTTTTTGGTCCACATGAACCTCCACTTGTTGTTAATGTTAATGTGATACTACCTGATTCCGATGTACTTGCTGTATAGGTAGCAGTTGATGGATTGTTTGCATTTGTCCAGCTTCCTGCCCCACCTGTCCATATTCCGGTAGTGGCACTACCACCTATTGATCCGCCCATTGCTGCTGAAGTAGCTCCTTGACAAATAGCTGTCAATGCACCTCCTGCATTTGCTGTCGGATTTGGATTTACCGTTATTGTTTTAGTGGCCGTTGTTGATCCACATGAACCTCCACTTGTTGTTAATGTTAATGTGATACTGCCGGATTCCGATGCACCTGCTGTATAAGTAGCAGTTGATGGATTGTTTGCATTTGCCCAGCTTCCTGCTCCACCTGTCCATACTCCGCTTGTAGCACCTCCTCCTATTGATCCACCCATTGCCGCTGAAGTAGCTCCTTGACAAATAGCCGTCAACGCGCTTCCTGCATTTGCTGTCGGATTTGGATTTACAGTTATTGTTTTAGTGGCTGTTGCTACACATGTTGCTCCAACTGTTGTTAATGTTAATGTGATACTACCAGATTCTGAGGCACCTGCTTTATATGTTGCGGTAGATGCATTTGTTGCGTTTGTCCATGTTCCTGCTCCGCCTGACCATGTTCCACTAGTAGCACCACCACCTACTGATCCGCCCATTGCTGCTGAAGTAGCTCCTTGACAGATAGCGGCTAATGCACCTCCAGGATTAACTGTTGGAAGAGCAGTTACATTTACAAATGTACTAGAAGGAGTACCTGAACATCCCCCTGCTGTAGTTGCAACTACTGTTACTTGTTCAATAACTCCTGAACTCGAAAATGTTACCGTAGGATTTTTAATAGTCGTTGAAGAAAAGGTAGCTGCAGCGGATCCTGACCAAACATAAGTTACACCTGAAGCAGAAATGTTATCTACATCTAATTGAACAGGTGCACCTGAACAAGCAGTTAATGTTTTATAGCTCCCTTTAGGATTTGTTACCGCGATGGGAACCACCTGTGTCGCTGGAATTAAAACTATATTATCTACAATAGACCCCAGAGTACTTGTTCCTCCTAATGAGTTATAAAATTCAAGCACTATTGAAGAACTTGTTGGCGTAAACGTTAAAGTACCTACTTGAGGTGTATTATTAGTGTCCGTCGTAGTTATATTTCGTGTTGCTGTAATTGATCCACCTTCATATACTCTAACATCGACCGCTACAGTGGCGGGAGACCCAGGTCTACGAGCATAAAGAAAACTTAGTGTGTACTGAACATTCGGAATGACTGTTACAGTTTGCCCTAGAGAAGCCTCCTTATCTAATTCTGCTGTATTATCATTATTGCTATTAGAGAAATAGACACTTTCGCTCAAAACTTCAACATAAGAAGTAGAACTAGCAGAACCTTTTGAATTAATAGCTGGTGTCCAGCCAGTAGCTCCATTACTAAAATCACCATTAGTAATTAAATTTCCTGAACAATTAGAAATAAGAACCTGATCTGTCGATGTCCCACAACCATTACTTATAGTCCAGTTCAACGCCCATGTTCCTGCTCCAGAAGGCGTAAATGTAGCCGTTGGATTAGAAACATCACTAAACT
This genomic interval carries:
- a CDS encoding T9SS sorting signal type C domain-containing protein; the encoded protein is MIRKLLYFVRSLFYFTQNNCDIVFFDRKKVSSSGMQFSHLLFVGLFTFLSVNFVGAQAASSTWALTSIPAANPTVAGNISATAITWGTGINTPAYSAGAGISTSGWIQSSTRVLDEYYEFKVTPTAGNIFNVSAINFEHSRSSTNLNVQVYYSTDDFVTTSTAVSGAFTSSSSTPAANNNAVTIPLDGTTLTVRIYAWSNSSTARNLRIRNFVISGTTCGKAGAAGTISGSGTVCQGQNSVAYSVPAITNATGYTWTLPTGATIATGNNTNSITVNYSSTATSGNVTVKGTNSCGSGSGTVSSNFPVTVNQLPTTSNAGPDQYKNTPFTLAANTPTVGTGVWSIASGPNLSTGQFSDVSNPTATFTPSGAGTWALNWTISNGCGTSTDQVLISNCSGNLITNGDFSNGATGWTPAINSKGSASSTSYVEVLSESVYFSNSNNDNTAELDKEASLGQTVTVIPNVQYTLSFLYARRPGSPATVAVDVRVYEGGSITATRNITTTDTNNTPQVGTLTFTPTSSSIVLEFYNSLGGTSTLGSIVDNIVLIPATQVVPIAVTNPKGSYKTLTACSGAPVQLDVDNISASGVTYVWSGSAAATFSSTTIKNPTVTFSSSGVIEQVTVVATTAGGCSGTPSSTFVNVTALPTVNPGGALAAICQGATSAAMGGSVGGGATSGTWSGGAGTWTNATNASTATYKAGASESGSITLTLTTVGATCVATATKTITVNPNPTANAGSALTAICQGATSAAMGGSIGGGATSGVWTGGAGSWANANNPSTATYTAGASESGSITLTLTTSGGSCGSTTATKTITVNPNPTANAGGALTAICQGATSAAMGGSIGGSATTGIWTGGAGSWTNANNPSTATYTASTSESGSITLTLTTSGGSCGPKTATKTITVNPNPTANAGSALTAICQGATSAAMGGSIGGGATSGIWTGGAGSWTNANNPSTAAYTAGASESGSITLTLTTSGGSCGSTTATKTITVNTNPTANAGGALTAICQGATSAAMGGSIGGSATSGIWTGGAGSWTNANNPSTATYTAGASESGSITLTLTTSGGSCGPKTATKTITVNPNPTANAGSALTAICQGATSSAMGGSVGGGATSGIWTGGAGSWTNANNPSTATYTASASESGSITLTLTTSGGSCASTTATKTITVNPNPTANAGGALTAICQGATSAAMGGSVGGGATSGTWSGGAGSWTNANNPSTATYTAGASESGSITLTLTTSGGSCGSTTATKTITVNPNPTANAGGALTAICQGATSAAMGGSVGGGATSGTWSGGAGTWTNATNASTATYKAGASESGSITLTLTTSGGSCGSTTATKTITVNPNPTANAGSALTAICQGATSAAMGGSIGGGATSGIWTGGAGSWTNANNPSTATYTAGASESGSITLTLTTSGGSCGSTTATKTITVNTNPTANAGGALTAICQGATSAAMGGSIGGSATSGIWTGGAGSWTNANNPSTATYTASASESGSITLTLTTSGGSCGPKTATKTITVNPNPTANAGSALTAICQGATSATMGGSVGGGATSGVWTGGAGSWTNANNPSTATYTAGASESGSITLTLTTSGGSCGSTTATKTITVNPNPTANAGGALTAICQGATSAAMGGSVGGGATSGVWTGGAGSWTNANNPSTATYTAGASESGSITLTLTTSGGSCGSTTATKTITVNPNPTASAGGALTAICQGATSAAMGGSIGGGATSGTWTGGAGTWTNANNPSTATYTASASESGSITLTLTTSGGSCGPKTATKTITVNPNPKANAGGALTAICQGAISSAMGGSIGGGATSGVWTGGAGSWTNANNPSTATYTAGASESGSITLTLTTSGGSCGSITVTKTITVNPNLSAVAITPNGGQALCLVGTGTTLTVSETGGTTITSRQWGKRSVSGGTITNISGQNAQTFTPTGANLGVGDWLIVCTSTPSCGSAIVSNEVSVKVSPDIVASVTISASPSGTICSGTLVTFTATPVNEGTAPTYQWYNGLTPVGTGLSTYSSSTLANADDIKVIMTSNASPCLTGSPATSNTITMSVNTLPGTPSPGTPTQPTCASPTGGSVLLSNLPSSGTWTITQSGSAPNTYNGTGSTYNVQNLAAGNYTFTVVGAANSCSSLASTNVAINAAVSKVWTGNADGNWSNPANWNPAVLPSASDCIVIPDVASLPNAPSVQGTGVVANAYTITVNDNASLIVNSKNTLRVVASVTVAPLGSLVFLDQSSLVQTTNATNTGNIIYNRNTDLVRRYDFTYWATPITNPAQPYKLSDLSPNTLLDKYNSYDSPTSSWDISLNGTRVMVPAIGYTVRAPQSFSLTIPAIYPAVFTGIPNNGDYSAPLYAAKWSLIGNPYPSAIDAEEFININHFASPSVDVGALYFWTHNSPPSSTPSAGGSYDYTSNDYAVFTLSGSTRTGAKRPDGTYDPAPTGQIAACQSFFMKASAPGIVKFTNDMRIDGGNDQFYKTTKSKAIEKNRLWLNLTSNQGAFKQILVGYIEGATNEWDVNYDATANNGNTFVDFYSINEATKLSIQGRALPFTDTDRIPLGYKTTVAGDFVISIDHADGFFNNQLVYLEDRTTGKITDLKAGDYTFTTAIGTFADRFTISYIKKTLGTGDFENLENSVFVSVKDKAIKVTSTKETIKEVTIYDINGQLLYNKKKVDTAELQISSLQSSNQVLLVKVTLDNDFTTTKKIIFQ